The Phaeodactylum tricornutum CCAP 1055/1 chromosome 6, whole genome shotgun sequence region TTCCTTCGGATGCACCTTCCGGCATTCCTTCAACGAAACCCTCCTCAATAGGGTGATTGGTGGTATCGCTTTCCTCCAACTGTCCCTGGATGGTCCCGTCACAGCAAATGCCCTAGACGGAAGCAAGAATTTGCAAGAACAATTAGAGTCTCCATAGAAAGAGGAAGGAGTCAACAGGATTTTGATAAGCAATTATATATCATGGTATTTTAGGAGAAAAGTATTACGTGGTATAGCATTGCATTGACAACGACATCTTCCTAACATTCAACGGTTCAGCCTTCACCGTAGTTCCGTACGTATTCGAGAGTTAACTTGTCACAGCAATCTTTGGGTGCTCGAAGCCGCCTTTCTTCCCAGCGATTACCCAAACCTGTTTTGGTGTTTTTATCCTATTTACTCCAAAAAGCGTtcgcttgactgtgaggagcACCGTTCCTGCACCAATCCTGCTATCCACAAGAATATCTGCAGTATAGTACAAGCTTACTTAGCAGTCCTATATATTAATTTTTCCGGGAACGCGCGAAAGGATAAAAGTTTCGTCGCAACGATAAAGCCCGTTTACGAAAATAGTCTTAAGTATGTGACAGAACGACACAAAATAAACGTTATTTTTTTAACAAACACAACAGTCCGCGTGCACTCGAGTCAGTTTTTTCTTGTTGGAGTCGTCACATTTTCAACGATCCGCTCGCTCAATCGAAGCTCGGATTCTTTCACCTTCATTTCTTCACCGCTATCCATTGCAGCAGCCCACCGCTACGTTAACCATGAATTTCGCTCTCGCTTGCCAAGTCTTCcttgcttcttttgctttgGTCTCTGCCCATGACACCCGGGGACGAAGGCTACGTTTGCCGAAGCGAGTCAAGATAACGAAGATGGACTTGCCAGAATTCATGCCAACTGAGGATTTGCCCGAAATCACGCCAACCGAGTATTTGCCCACCGAATTTCCCTCACTCACTCCTGATAGCGAGTCACTCGAGTTAGCAAGCGAGTCTACTTCCCTAGTCCCCAGCGATGCCCCTTCAATGGTCCCGTCGGATGCCCCTTCAATGGTTCCCTCGGATGCACCTTCAATGGTTCCCTCGGATGCACCATCCATGATCCCCTCAGACGCTCCTTCCATGGTTCCAAGCCCTTCTCCGACCCCTTGGCCAGATGTCAAGTGGGCGCCCACACTGAACGACATTAACAGTCCTGGTGAGGCTCCTGATTTTCTGTTTGGCTCTACTCTTTCCATGTCCAAGGATGGGTCTATCGTCGCTGTCCTTACTGGAGGATTCAATGGAACCGTGAGTGTATACGAGATTAATTCGGACGGCTGGGCCCAAATCGGAGAGCCCATTCCAGCTATCAATAACCAAGGTATACAATTGACGCCGGATGGCACTGACTTACTTGTGCACGGTCTAGATGCGCAAGTATTTCAATTTGTAGACAACGCGTGGATTCAGGTTGGTGAAGACATACCATCGCAATCAACTGACTCCAGCAGTTCTATTTCCGACGATGGACTGACAGTGGCTATCGGCCTTCCTGGGGCCACCACTCTCTTTTCATCGGTGGGCTCGGTTGAGGTTTATTCGTTCGATGGCTCCGCCTGGAACCTAATACGCACAATTGATGGAGATGAAAGCGACGATCGAAACTTCGGGCGTCACTTGTCTCTTTccggcgacggcaacacTCTCTCCGTTTCTGGTCGCGGAACgtcttccattgccaatGTGTACGTCAAAACTTACCATATTGCTGACACTGTCTATCTGCTGGGCAGACAAGACGCTGCACCGAACAATGGCAACTATATAGTTCCCTCGCTTTCCAGAGATGGAAGCCGCTTGGCAATTCTCGATCCGGCAGGAAAGGTGCGGTCGTTCAAGTTTGAAGCAGCCGAGTGGAAAGAAGTGAGCAATGGGTTGCCCGAGAGTTTTGATCCAAGGGTCGTCCGTGGTTCCACGGATGGTACCTCCCTGATCATGTGCAATCCCAATTTGGGAACCGTCAAGGTTTTCGCCCTGGATGAAGAAACCTGGGTTGAACGAGGCGAAGACATTGGTGATGCCGAGATAGTCCTGTTGGGACGCGACTGCGCACTTTCGGGAGACGGTTCCATGGCCGTCGCTAGTGGATGGATTATGAAAGGAACGGCGGATGGTGTCATTGGCTTTTGGCAAGCGGAGGTTGTGGCAGACGCAGAATAGTGCACGTCGCCCAGAGTTGATTCGGCAAAGGCAATGACACGTTCCAATCATAGTTAGGTGCATTTGCGCTACTCTTAGAGGTTACAGCGTCACGTAGTGATGCATTCTATACATTTCCTATTACTCAAGATTGATTTGTGACAGTCCCAACTCCGTTGTGTTGTGTTAGAGCATCTTTTTGAGCCTCTCACGTTGTTCGTTGAGCTGGCGCAAGGCTAGATCCGCTTCATCCCCGTCCAGAGCGTATTCGCGTAGAACCGCAAAGTCCACGTAATTCAGAGTCTTTTCGTGGGTCGCTTGCAAGAAAAGCTTGGGCGCGTTCCAGGCTTGGTAGGCCTGTACCCAGCGCTCGGCACAAAGGCACCAAAGATCCCCGTCCCGCAGTCCTGGGAAGTGGTATTGGGGCACGGGCGTACTCAGGTCGTTTCCGACCGCACGGGAATATTCCAGAAACTTGTCGGTCACGCGTACACACACGGTGTGTCGTCCCACGTCGGCTTCTCCGGTGGA contains the following coding sequences:
- a CDS encoding predicted protein, with protein sequence MATEDERPQAASAAANVLGTSLACCCDNVRASGIGTGFYRNGYCSTGEADVGRHTVCVRVTDKFLEYSRAVGNDLSTPVPQYHFPGLRDGDLWCLCAERWVQAYQAWNAPKLFLQATHEKTLNYVDFAVLREYALDGDEADLALRQLNEQRERLKKML
- a CDS encoding predicted protein, producing the protein MNFALACQVFLASFALVSAHDTRGRRLRLPKRVKITKMDLPEFMPTEDLPEITPTEYLPTEFPSLTPDSESLELASESTSLVPSDAPSMVPSDAPSMVPSDAPSMVPSDAPSMIPSDAPSMVPSPSPTPWPDVKWAPTLNDINSPGEAPDFLFGSTLSMSKDGSIVAVLTGGFNGTVSVYEINSDGWAQIGEPIPAINNQGIQLTPDGTDLLVHGLDAQVFQFVDNAWIQVGEDIPSQSTDSSSSISDDGLTVAIGLPGATTLFSSVGSVEVYSFDGSAWNLIRTIDGDESDDRNFGRHLSLSGDGNTLSVSGRGTSSIANVYVKTYHIADTVYLLGRQDAAPNNGNYIVPSLSRDGSRLAILDPAGKVRSFKFEAAEWKEVSNGLPESFDPRVVRGSTDGTSLIMCNPNLGTVKVFALDEETWVERGEDIGDAEIVLLGRDCALSGDGSMAVASGWIMKGTADGVIGFWQAEVVADAE